A single region of the Anaerococcus urinomassiliensis genome encodes:
- the tig gene encoding trigger factor, giving the protein MTELKSHENNIAKFEFDVKYDDFEKAINKVYNRNKKRYRLDGFRAGHVPRRVLEKMYGPEIFYDEAIQLVFPEPYEKAIEELQLEPIAQPNVDLDDIEKGKDITFKVDVETKPHPVLGDYDNLIIEEVEAEVTDADIENELKKQQEENARLIPVEDREAKEGDTVNIDFDGYLDGERFEGGKAEDYDLVLGSKTFIEGFEDQVAGHKVGDKFDVNVTFPEDYQAKEFQGKDAKFEVEINSITEKELPEIDDEFAMDISEFETLDELKADLKEKLKEDKENYRTNMMQNQAIDALVRASEVSAPESMVNSEIDIEMQNLDQRLQQMGISLAQYVEMTQMDINEIRNQYKEQAEARVKANLVIDEVALKEGFEVSDEEIEAEINESAKMYGVDDIEKFKEIFSKNVSDDTVKENIRRRKAVEFLVEKAKALPHEEYHKAVGEDHDHSHEEDSKEGEDK; this is encoded by the coding sequence ATGACAGAATTAAAATCTCATGAAAATAATATTGCAAAATTTGAATTTGATGTAAAATATGACGACTTTGAAAAAGCTATAAACAAGGTTTATAACAGAAATAAGAAAAGATATAGACTAGATGGCTTTAGAGCTGGTCACGTACCTAGAAGAGTTCTAGAAAAAATGTACGGTCCAGAAATCTTCTACGATGAAGCTATCCAACTAGTATTCCCTGAACCTTATGAAAAAGCAATTGAAGAACTTCAACTTGAACCAATTGCTCAACCAAATGTTGACCTTGACGATATCGAAAAAGGCAAAGACATTACTTTCAAAGTTGATGTTGAAACAAAACCACATCCAGTATTAGGCGACTATGACAACCTAATCATAGAAGAAGTTGAAGCAGAAGTTACTGATGCTGATATCGAAAACGAATTAAAGAAACAACAAGAAGAAAATGCTAGATTAATCCCAGTAGAAGATAGAGAAGCTAAAGAAGGAGATACAGTAAATATCGACTTTGACGGCTACCTAGATGGAGAAAGATTTGAAGGCGGCAAGGCTGAAGATTACGATCTAGTATTAGGTTCTAAGACATTTATAGAAGGTTTCGAAGACCAAGTTGCTGGACACAAAGTTGGAGATAAATTTGATGTAAATGTAACATTCCCAGAAGATTACCAAGCAAAGGAATTCCAAGGCAAAGATGCAAAATTTGAAGTAGAAATCAACTCTATTACAGAAAAAGAACTACCAGAAATTGACGATGAATTTGCTATGGACATCTCAGAGTTTGAAACACTAGATGAACTAAAAGCTGACCTTAAAGAAAAGCTAAAAGAAGACAAGGAAAACTATAGAACAAATATGATGCAAAACCAAGCTATAGACGCTCTAGTAAGAGCAAGTGAAGTTAGTGCACCAGAATCTATGGTAAATAGTGAAATTGATATCGAGATGCAAAATCTTGACCAAAGATTACAACAAATGGGTATTAGCCTAGCTCAATATGTTGAAATGACACAAATGGATATCAATGAAATCAGAAACCAATACAAAGAACAAGCTGAAGCTAGAGTAAAAGCTAACCTTGTAATTGACGAAGTTGCTCTAAAAGAAGGCTTTGAAGTAAGTGATGAAGAAATCGAAGCTGAAATCAACGAATCAGCTAAGATGTATGGGGTTGATGATATCGAAAAATTCAAAGAAATCTTTAGCAAAAACGTATCTGATGATACAGTAAAAGAAAATATAAGAAGACGTAAGGCTGTTGAATTCTTAGTAGAAAAAGCAAAAGCTCTACCTCACGAAGAATACCACAAAGCAGTAGGTGAAGACCACGACCACAGCCACGAAGAAGATTCTAAAGAAGGCGAAGATAAATAA